The Neorhodopirellula lusitana genome contains a region encoding:
- a CDS encoding glycosyltransferase family 4 protein, with the protein MKIALVIPTMVRGGAEKQVVLLAIGLQQAGHDVHVVLLTHDGPRSEELRRAGIPVELIGKKFKADPTALWRLVRWFKRVRPDVVHTWLFAANSFGRVAARIAGVPVILASERCVDPWKTTGHFVIDRWLAKSTAAITTNSVGVRDFYAAHGLNASQFEIIPNGVPSGPDVTGNENPITRQEAFAALAVDTNRKLIVAVGRLWPQKRVRDLIWAGELIATARQDTTLVIIGDGPQRGELLRHRDAVSQPAHVRFAGAREDVASLLPHADAFWIASEYEGQSNAVIEAMLAGVPVIASDIPGNRDLVIDGETGWLFKLGNEEQLVQHTIQVFDHPDRTSVITTAAKHRIESEFQVSEMVTRHIDLYTRLLQQTQA; encoded by the coding sequence ATGAAGATTGCCCTCGTCATCCCGACCATGGTCCGCGGCGGTGCGGAAAAACAGGTCGTTCTGCTGGCGATCGGTTTGCAACAAGCCGGGCACGACGTTCACGTTGTCTTACTAACGCATGATGGACCGCGCAGTGAAGAACTTCGCCGCGCCGGTATCCCTGTTGAATTGATCGGCAAGAAATTCAAAGCGGATCCAACGGCGCTCTGGCGATTGGTCCGTTGGTTCAAGCGTGTTCGCCCCGATGTTGTACACACATGGCTTTTCGCCGCCAACAGTTTCGGTCGCGTGGCCGCTCGAATCGCAGGCGTGCCAGTCATTCTGGCGAGCGAACGATGTGTCGATCCCTGGAAAACGACCGGACATTTTGTCATTGATCGCTGGCTGGCCAAGTCCACCGCCGCCATCACGACCAACAGCGTCGGGGTCCGTGATTTCTATGCGGCCCACGGTCTCAACGCATCGCAATTTGAAATCATTCCAAACGGTGTGCCCTCGGGGCCGGACGTGACGGGCAACGAAAACCCGATCACTCGCCAGGAAGCGTTTGCGGCACTCGCAGTGGATACCAACCGAAAGTTGATTGTCGCCGTCGGTCGGCTTTGGCCACAAAAACGCGTGCGTGATTTAATCTGGGCGGGTGAATTGATTGCCACAGCACGACAAGACACCACGCTCGTGATTATCGGTGACGGGCCTCAACGCGGAGAACTGCTGCGGCACCGAGACGCGGTCTCTCAACCGGCCCATGTTCGATTCGCGGGAGCGCGAGAAGACGTTGCCTCGCTATTGCCTCATGCGGATGCGTTTTGGATCGCCAGTGAATACGAAGGGCAAAGCAACGCTGTCATCGAAGCCATGCTGGCGGGTGTTCCCGTGATTGCGTCAGACATTCCAGGCAACCGCGATCTAGTGATCGATGGTGAAACCGGCTGGCTCTTCAAACTCGGCAACGAGGAACAATTGGTCCAACACACGATCCAAGTGTTCGATCACCCCGATCGCACCTCGGTGATCACAACGGCAGCGAAACACCGTATCGAGAGTGAGTTCCAAGTCAGCGAAATGGTCACTCGCCACATCGACCTCTACACGCGACTTCTGCAGCAGACACAAGCTTAA
- a CDS encoding alpha/beta hydrolase has product MKMTQDVTCRSCFVVLWMIALSVSVSADSPPVVKVWPDSPPAWDAPSEPEFDKTDESSRNVAGARLIRLSNVTEVQLHVFESADASGHASPVSVVICPGGGFNILAWDLEGTEVAQQLQAGGVSAAVLKYRVPTGKMKPAWKPVVQDIQRAIALVRAGKVFSNTPKHVGVMGFSAGGNAAAHASVAKERYYDSVDASDKQISAPDFACLGYPAWIVEKDDPTSFRDDLVVDQNSPPMFFVHADNDPHTVMNSVKLFQALHDAGVSSALHVFDGSGHGFGAREDGRADDLWPELFLRWIRDNGWLNEAVSKKVKE; this is encoded by the coding sequence ATGAAGATGACCCAAGACGTGACCTGCCGAAGTTGTTTCGTGGTGCTGTGGATGATCGCTCTTTCGGTTTCCGTATCGGCCGACTCTCCGCCCGTGGTGAAGGTTTGGCCGGATTCACCGCCGGCGTGGGATGCGCCGAGCGAACCTGAGTTCGATAAAACGGATGAGTCGAGTCGGAACGTTGCGGGGGCGAGATTGATTCGGCTCAGTAATGTCACTGAAGTGCAACTGCATGTTTTTGAATCCGCCGATGCGAGCGGCCACGCATCACCCGTCAGCGTGGTGATTTGCCCGGGCGGCGGTTTTAATATTCTGGCCTGGGATCTTGAGGGAACCGAGGTCGCCCAGCAATTACAGGCGGGCGGAGTCTCCGCAGCCGTGTTGAAGTACCGTGTCCCGACCGGCAAAATGAAGCCTGCATGGAAACCGGTTGTTCAGGATATTCAGCGAGCGATTGCATTGGTGCGGGCGGGCAAGGTTTTTTCGAACACTCCCAAACACGTGGGCGTGATGGGCTTTTCAGCAGGCGGGAATGCCGCCGCTCATGCCTCGGTAGCCAAAGAACGGTACTACGACTCAGTCGACGCGTCAGACAAGCAAATCAGTGCCCCCGATTTCGCTTGCCTGGGTTACCCCGCATGGATCGTCGAGAAGGATGATCCGACAAGCTTTCGTGATGATCTTGTGGTTGATCAAAATTCTCCGCCGATGTTTTTTGTTCATGCTGACAACGACCCCCACACAGTGATGAACAGCGTGAAGTTGTTTCAAGCGTTGCATGATGCGGGGGTGTCATCCGCACTGCATGTTTTCGACGGAAGTGGGCATGGCTTTGGTGCCCGCGAAGACGGTCGAGCCGATGACCTATGGCCGGAGTTGTTCTTGCGATGGATTCGAGATAACGGTTGGTTAAATGAAGCTGTTTCGAAGAAGGTGAAAGAATGA
- a CDS encoding HNH endonuclease, whose protein sequence is MNARALDTNVLVLNRFYMAVRVVNVRRAMTLLYRECAEVIDNDDGTYISHNFESWCELSHLAALDKQPDEDYLKAVDFEIKVPRIVRLTRFDRMPVQSVRFNRRNLFARDEYRCQYCGKAEPLNKLSLDHVVPRSHGGATTWENIVCSCVRCNSRKGGRTPQQARMKLLTKPAKPRFNPLMTQSVDDPRYESWKTFLQTS, encoded by the coding sequence ATGAACGCACGGGCTCTCGACACAAACGTGTTGGTTTTGAATCGTTTTTACATGGCTGTCCGAGTCGTCAACGTACGACGCGCGATGACCTTGTTGTATCGCGAATGTGCCGAAGTGATTGACAACGATGATGGAACTTACATCAGCCACAACTTTGAAAGCTGGTGTGAGCTTAGCCACTTGGCTGCGTTGGACAAGCAACCGGACGAAGACTACCTGAAGGCAGTCGATTTCGAAATCAAGGTTCCCCGCATCGTTCGACTGACTCGATTCGATCGCATGCCGGTCCAATCCGTACGCTTCAATCGACGCAACCTCTTCGCCCGCGACGAATACCGATGCCAATACTGCGGCAAAGCGGAACCACTCAATAAGTTGAGCCTGGACCACGTCGTGCCTCGGTCGCATGGCGGTGCCACGACTTGGGAAAACATCGTTTGCAGTTGCGTGCGTTGCAACAGTCGCAAGGGCGGACGGACTCCTCAACAAGCTCGGATGAAGCTGCTTACCAAACCAGCCAAGCCACGCTTCAACCCGCTGATGACACAGTCCGTTGATGACCCGCGTTACGAATCATGGAAAACGTTTTTGCAAACGTCTTGA
- the trhA gene encoding PAQR family membrane homeostasis protein TrhA gives MSATTAEQSPPIQPDQEWANALTHGIAALIWCVMAVWLVIQASAVSTGLAISCAAYGAAVVGTFVCSTLSHTFLERPLLDRFRAWDQAVIYLMIIGTYTPITYQYAWPEYRGLLLFLMWLAAGWGFVNKAFRKHRIHSISTWSYLALGWLPVIPLLGNVPLGLGLAMLAGGVTYSLGVIALVNDRKVRYMHAVWHLMVMAASVVHFVGIVWYVIPR, from the coding sequence ATGAGTGCCACGACTGCTGAACAATCGCCGCCGATTCAACCAGATCAAGAGTGGGCGAACGCGTTAACGCACGGGATCGCTGCGTTGATCTGGTGTGTGATGGCGGTTTGGTTGGTCATCCAAGCATCGGCGGTTAGCACGGGCTTGGCAATTTCATGTGCCGCTTATGGGGCCGCGGTGGTTGGCACGTTTGTCTGTTCAACGCTTTCCCATACGTTCTTGGAACGTCCGTTGCTTGACCGATTTCGTGCTTGGGATCAAGCGGTGATCTATCTGATGATCATCGGAACTTACACGCCGATCACCTATCAATACGCTTGGCCAGAGTATCGAGGCTTGCTGCTGTTTTTGATGTGGCTGGCCGCCGGTTGGGGCTTTGTGAACAAGGCTTTCCGTAAACACCGAATCCACTCCATCAGCACATGGAGCTATCTCGCACTAGGCTGGCTGCCTGTCATCCCCTTGTTAGGCAATGTGCCATTGGGATTGGGTTTGGCGATGCTGGCGGGCGGGGTTACGTACAGTTTGGGCGTGATTGCGTTGGTGAATGACCGAAAGGTTCGATACATGCACGCGGTGTGGCACCTGATGGTCATGGCCGCATCAGTGGTCCACTTCGTGGGCATCGTTTGGTACGTGATCCCACGATAA
- a CDS encoding NAD(P)/FAD-dependent oxidoreductase: MSFPNSKRIVIIGAGAAGMMAAAVAARRGAQVTLVEKNRKTGVKILMSGGTRCNLTQDTDARGITEAFGHAKRFLQPSVGKFAPTDVIAHFNSLGVGTKREVTGKIFPVSNRALDVRDALHRDMIEAGVRLETESAVSSIEKEVTPSGSDSSDDNVIWKIAVTSPKGMHELTADAVIVTAGGKSWPGCGTTGDAYAWLAKLGHTIVATRPALVPLVGGTEGTRALSGLTLDDVIAEVFTDDHRKGKKPKVSRRSSWLFTHFGFSGPAAMDVSGTMTAMGSMKLARLKLDLLPNVSEDELNRVLASRTGGSGKQTITSILTQWLPSRLAAELATACGVRTTQGEKPLAECSASAMRELVEYLKRWHLPVNDTRGFAKAEVTAGGVSLKEVDPRTMASRLHPGLFIAGEVLDVDGWIGGYNFQAAFSTGRAAAIAATE, from the coding sequence ATGAGTTTTCCGAATTCAAAACGAATCGTCATCATCGGCGCAGGCGCGGCTGGGATGATGGCTGCCGCCGTCGCGGCGAGGCGTGGTGCGCAGGTGACGCTGGTCGAAAAGAATCGCAAGACTGGCGTGAAGATCTTGATGTCCGGCGGGACCCGTTGCAATTTGACGCAAGACACCGACGCTCGCGGAATCACGGAGGCCTTTGGACATGCCAAGCGATTCTTGCAGCCCAGCGTCGGCAAGTTTGCCCCCACCGATGTGATCGCCCATTTCAATTCGCTTGGGGTGGGAACGAAGCGAGAAGTGACCGGGAAGATTTTTCCAGTTAGCAATCGCGCCCTGGATGTCAGAGACGCACTGCACCGCGACATGATCGAAGCCGGCGTGAGGCTGGAAACCGAATCCGCCGTCAGTTCGATCGAAAAGGAAGTCACCCCATCCGGCAGCGACTCAAGCGATGACAACGTGATTTGGAAAATCGCAGTCACGTCACCAAAGGGCATGCACGAACTTACCGCAGATGCCGTGATCGTGACCGCCGGTGGAAAAAGTTGGCCAGGTTGTGGTACCACCGGCGACGCCTACGCTTGGCTTGCCAAACTCGGACATACGATCGTGGCCACGCGTCCCGCATTGGTTCCGCTGGTCGGCGGTACCGAGGGCACTCGAGCCTTGTCAGGATTAACTCTCGATGATGTGATCGCGGAAGTCTTCACTGACGACCACCGCAAAGGAAAGAAACCCAAAGTCAGCAGACGATCCTCTTGGTTGTTCACGCACTTCGGCTTTTCCGGCCCCGCAGCGATGGACGTCAGCGGAACGATGACAGCGATGGGCTCAATGAAACTTGCTCGCTTGAAACTCGATCTACTGCCAAACGTTTCCGAAGATGAGCTGAACCGAGTGCTTGCCAGCCGTACTGGTGGAAGCGGCAAGCAGACCATTACATCCATTTTGACTCAGTGGCTTCCCTCTCGACTGGCAGCCGAATTGGCAACCGCTTGCGGGGTTCGTACAACGCAAGGTGAAAAGCCCCTCGCTGAGTGTTCAGCCTCGGCGATGCGAGAGCTGGTTGAATACTTGAAACGCTGGCACCTGCCTGTCAACGACACCCGTGGGTTCGCCAAAGCGGAGGTCACCGCCGGCGGCGTCAGCCTGAAGGAAGTGGACCCACGAACGATGGCCAGTCGTTTGCATCCGGGGCTGTTCATCGCCGGCGAAGTCCTAGACGTGGACGGCTGGATCGGGGGCTACAACTTCCAAGCCGCCTTCAGCACCGGCCGAGCCGCCGCCATCGCAGCGACTGAGTAA
- a CDS encoding DUF456 domain-containing protein, whose amino-acid sequence MTDFLANGIIETGWQWLQSGWDSTVQVAVSGGGVALAIGLVLLCLVSWFLNLISLPGNWLAILAMALYAWLGPESGRIHVGMIPVVAAFGLGLLGEIFEFAAGAVGASRAGASRRATIYAILGSMVGAIVGGIIGLPVPVLGPVLAALLFGGLGATAGAMLAEWNDGKSWRENWRIGRAAFWGRTTGTVGKMVAGLGIVVICLFSVIL is encoded by the coding sequence ATGACGGATTTCCTCGCTAATGGGATTATTGAAACCGGCTGGCAATGGCTGCAATCGGGCTGGGATTCCACGGTCCAGGTTGCCGTGTCGGGCGGCGGCGTGGCACTTGCGATCGGGTTGGTCTTGTTGTGTTTGGTGTCGTGGTTCTTGAACCTGATCTCGTTGCCGGGGAACTGGCTCGCCATTCTGGCGATGGCCCTGTATGCGTGGTTGGGGCCTGAATCGGGACGGATTCACGTTGGTATGATTCCCGTGGTGGCCGCATTCGGGCTGGGGTTGCTGGGGGAAATCTTCGAGTTTGCGGCGGGTGCGGTTGGGGCCAGTCGAGCCGGAGCGAGCCGCCGGGCCACGATTTACGCCATTTTGGGCTCCATGGTGGGGGCGATTGTGGGCGGAATCATCGGTTTGCCCGTGCCGGTGCTCGGGCCAGTTCTGGCTGCCCTGCTGTTCGGGGGGCTTGGGGCAACCGCGGGGGCGATGCTGGCAGAGTGGAACGACGGGAAATCTTGGCGTGAGAACTGGCGGATCGGACGGGCGGCCTTTTGGGGCCGAACGACCGGAACGGTGGGGAAAATGGTGGCCGGGTTGGGAATTGTCGTAATTTGCCTATTTAGCGTAATCCTCTAA
- the smc gene encoding chromosome segregation protein SMC — translation MLKALELAGFKSFADRTRFDFPDGITVVVGPNGSGKSNIVDAMKWVLGSQSAKSLRGKDMSDVIFKGSQTRGPAGAAEATIIFDNTNGELPVDAPEVHVTRRVYRSGEGEYLINNQAVRLKDVKALIRGTGIGIDAYSLIEQGKVDRMLQANAKDRRAIFEEAAGISRFKAKKDEAERRLTRVQQNLTRLGDIVDEVATRLKTLKSQAGKAERYRQASDRLKELRTVVAWTDWMGLTEQLESAQSKYSNAVAHHAASETAREELEEQRQAAEIRLQTIADEAREAERIRGELTGEIARLQGRRDSDQTTLAEQRRALAGHYRRLRITRTAAGSATADLQKAIDDLEVAQAQATEILQRKESITADRDRLQTEVHAVQNRRDELQREHLAAVRRVADHEANRQRVQQQIVEASRAIAETLRNRESAEASLVQAQAEHDEATAYVASLVEEIDASQKLVEIAEAKLAETRRVFERRREEIGSLKIRLQGISERAKVLAELQKRQDGVSGGVREILNLPEGELRKQLVGLVADCFNVDRQVAPLIDAALGPRTQYVIVRGGSIGDAIAAGQIKIASRVGIIRLDELPNRRPGDRIRLDGLAGVIGRADRMVDCADDLQPLVKHLLGNTWLVDSLGTALGLRKLSGAGLRFVAATGDLLDNDGSSVVGPPGGETGLVSRRSELKSAEAEIEHYSFQIKEGEKEIEGLGQEIDENAAELGRLEQSQRQWITRHAAAEAKQHHVAERLASRQASVDELRNTGAEHQVTLDAAKVQDETLGASILSGKSSIDLLEEQRGGVESELTQATSRLQAVQSEAMSVSVESARLEQQVESLATAAEVARRDQTQREAAKQEIRDAMNHTRTRIAEVETRILQADDRLAELMFDTEASDTTLRGLAGRADAERKATRSVQTQTQAAIKAVAAAAEAVASITTSRDAAELKQTTLAQRIAEDYGIDLRNDEPPEELAEIEDRTSVDDEIAKLRSQVQNVGSVNMEALEELNELQVRYDEMHGQYQDLTAAKDSLQRVIARINADSRRLFLDTLEAIRQNFQKLYRKSFGGGHADLVLEDSDDPLEAGVEIVATPPGKPSFSNSLLSGGEKALTAVALLMSIFQYRPSPFCVLDEVDAPFDEANIGRFVTVLSEFLDQSKFVVVTHSKKTMTAATTLYGVTMQESGVSKQVSIRFEDVSEDGQISAA, via the coding sequence ATGCTCAAAGCCCTCGAGCTGGCCGGATTCAAGAGTTTCGCGGATCGAACGCGTTTCGACTTCCCAGACGGCATTACAGTCGTCGTCGGCCCCAATGGCTCGGGCAAGTCGAATATCGTCGATGCGATGAAATGGGTGCTCGGTAGCCAGAGCGCCAAGAGCCTGCGTGGCAAGGACATGTCGGATGTGATCTTCAAGGGATCACAAACCCGCGGCCCTGCCGGTGCGGCTGAAGCAACGATCATCTTTGATAACACCAACGGTGAACTTCCGGTCGATGCCCCCGAGGTTCACGTCACGCGGCGGGTCTACCGCAGCGGTGAAGGTGAGTATCTGATCAACAACCAAGCGGTGCGATTGAAGGACGTCAAAGCACTGATTCGCGGGACCGGAATCGGGATCGACGCTTATAGTCTGATCGAGCAAGGCAAGGTCGATCGCATGCTTCAGGCGAATGCGAAAGACCGTCGAGCGATCTTCGAAGAGGCGGCCGGAATCAGCCGCTTTAAAGCCAAGAAGGATGAAGCGGAACGGCGACTCACTCGCGTTCAACAGAATCTGACCCGCCTCGGTGACATCGTTGACGAAGTCGCCACCCGGCTGAAGACTCTGAAGAGCCAAGCGGGTAAGGCCGAGCGTTATCGCCAGGCATCCGACCGGCTGAAAGAACTTCGCACGGTCGTCGCTTGGACGGACTGGATGGGGCTTACCGAGCAACTCGAATCGGCGCAGTCGAAGTACTCCAACGCAGTGGCCCACCACGCGGCGTCTGAGACCGCTCGGGAAGAACTGGAGGAGCAACGGCAAGCCGCCGAGATCCGCTTGCAAACCATCGCTGATGAAGCTCGTGAAGCGGAACGCATTCGGGGTGAGCTCACCGGTGAAATCGCTCGATTGCAGGGACGCCGGGATTCCGATCAAACCACGCTTGCGGAACAGCGGCGTGCTTTGGCTGGGCATTATCGTCGTTTGCGAATCACTCGCACGGCGGCGGGCAGTGCCACGGCGGATCTGCAAAAGGCGATCGATGATCTCGAAGTCGCCCAAGCCCAGGCCACCGAGATTCTGCAACGCAAAGAATCGATCACTGCCGACCGAGACCGATTGCAGACCGAAGTCCATGCGGTGCAAAACCGCCGGGACGAACTGCAACGAGAACACCTCGCGGCGGTGCGACGTGTTGCCGATCATGAGGCCAACCGACAACGGGTTCAACAACAGATTGTCGAAGCCTCTCGCGCGATCGCGGAAACGCTTCGCAACCGTGAGTCCGCTGAAGCGAGCCTGGTTCAGGCGCAAGCGGAACACGACGAGGCGACTGCTTATGTCGCTTCGTTGGTTGAAGAAATTGATGCGTCCCAAAAACTGGTTGAGATCGCCGAAGCGAAATTGGCCGAGACCCGTCGCGTGTTCGAGCGTCGCCGGGAAGAGATCGGCTCACTGAAGATTCGCTTGCAAGGGATCTCCGAGCGGGCCAAGGTGCTGGCTGAGTTGCAAAAGCGACAGGATGGCGTTAGTGGTGGCGTTCGCGAAATTCTGAATCTGCCCGAAGGTGAACTCCGGAAGCAGCTCGTCGGGCTGGTCGCGGATTGTTTCAATGTGGATCGCCAAGTCGCGCCACTGATCGATGCTGCCCTGGGCCCACGTACTCAATATGTGATCGTTCGCGGAGGCTCCATTGGCGATGCGATCGCAGCGGGACAGATCAAGATAGCGAGCCGAGTCGGGATCATTCGCTTGGATGAGCTTCCCAATCGGCGCCCCGGTGATCGGATTCGCTTGGATGGGTTAGCGGGCGTGATCGGTCGCGCTGACCGGATGGTCGATTGTGCCGACGACCTGCAACCGCTGGTGAAACACTTGCTGGGCAATACGTGGCTGGTGGATTCCCTGGGCACGGCGTTGGGGTTACGCAAACTATCAGGAGCCGGGTTGAGGTTCGTCGCCGCGACAGGGGATTTGCTAGACAACGACGGATCGAGCGTGGTGGGGCCTCCCGGTGGTGAAACCGGATTGGTCAGCCGGCGTAGTGAATTGAAGTCGGCCGAAGCGGAGATTGAGCACTACTCGTTCCAGATCAAGGAAGGCGAAAAGGAAATCGAAGGGCTTGGCCAAGAGATCGACGAGAACGCGGCTGAGTTAGGACGGCTTGAACAGTCACAGCGACAATGGATCACGCGTCATGCCGCCGCCGAAGCAAAACAACATCACGTTGCCGAACGCCTAGCCAGTCGTCAGGCGTCAGTGGACGAATTGCGGAATACGGGTGCGGAACATCAAGTGACCCTTGACGCTGCCAAGGTCCAAGACGAAACCCTGGGAGCGTCGATTCTGTCAGGGAAGTCGTCCATCGATTTGCTTGAGGAACAGCGTGGCGGGGTTGAAAGCGAATTGACTCAGGCGACCAGTCGGTTGCAGGCTGTTCAAAGCGAGGCGATGTCGGTCTCCGTTGAATCCGCACGCTTGGAACAACAAGTGGAATCGCTGGCCACCGCTGCGGAAGTTGCTCGGCGCGATCAAACGCAACGCGAAGCAGCCAAGCAAGAAATTCGCGACGCGATGAATCACACCAGAACGCGCATCGCTGAAGTCGAAACAAGGATCTTGCAAGCGGATGACCGGTTGGCTGAGCTGATGTTTGATACGGAAGCCTCCGACACCACGCTGCGAGGATTGGCGGGACGCGCCGATGCGGAACGCAAGGCCACACGTAGCGTGCAGACGCAAACTCAGGCGGCGATCAAAGCGGTCGCCGCGGCAGCCGAAGCGGTTGCAAGTATCACTACGTCGCGAGACGCGGCCGAGCTGAAGCAAACCACGTTGGCCCAGCGAATTGCCGAAGATTATGGAATTGATCTTCGCAACGATGAACCACCCGAAGAACTCGCTGAGATTGAGGATCGGACTTCGGTTGATGACGAAATCGCGAAGCTGCGATCGCAGGTCCAGAACGTTGGTTCGGTCAACATGGAAGCTCTTGAAGAGCTCAATGAATTGCAGGTCCGTTACGACGAGATGCACGGCCAGTATCAAGACCTGACCGCGGCTAAAGATTCTTTACAACGCGTGATCGCGAGGATCAATGCGGATTCGCGTCGTTTGTTCCTGGACACGCTTGAAGCGATCCGTCAGAACTTCCAAAAGCTCTATCGGAAGTCGTTCGGTGGTGGGCATGCTGACTTGGTGTTAGAAGATTCTGATGATCCACTTGAGGCGGGTGTTGAGATTGTGGCGACGCCACCGGGCAAGCCCAGTTTCAGCAACTCACTGTTGTCAGGTGGTGAGAAGGCGTTGACCGCGGTCGCGTTGTTGATGTCGATCTTCCAGTATCGCCCCAGCCCGTTCTGTGTGCTTGATGAAGTGGATGCTCCATTCGATGAGGCCAACATTGGTCGTTTCGTGACCGTGTTAAGCGAGTTCTTGGATCAATCCAAGTTCGTGGTTGTCACCCACAGTAAAAAGACGATGACCGCCGCGACAACGCTTTACGGTGTCACGATGCAAGAATCGGGCGTCAGCAAGCAGGTCTCGATCCGCTTCGAAGACGTTAGCGAAGACGGACAAATCAGCGCTGCTTAG